From a single Helicovermis profundi genomic region:
- a CDS encoding M20 family metallopeptidase, whose product MAVDEILIKLLEIDTSIKENANLAIEYANEYLLNNGIESQIIVNNGYKSLVSLIGSGEKTLVLNGHLDVVSASKDQFKPKIIGEKLFARGSADMKSGCFVIMKALIKLNKEKLNSKIMLQLVSDEETGGINCTKNLVEKGYVGDFVICTEPTNLELSIQSKGIIRIDIESFGVSAHGSRPWEGENAILKSYDNFLKIEKLNILNISSTLYKKSSINLAKINGGDIYNRVPDKAVMGLDIRYVPNLDPGEILENINDVIEGKVIVKAVEPGVYVDPKDKNIGELKKSILRFLPDKKIELVGQHGGSDARFFAEKGIPAIEFGPVGEFWHGENEYVDITSLTILEKVICDFARNFYSY is encoded by the coding sequence GTGGCAGTTGATGAAATCCTTATAAAACTATTAGAAATAGATACTTCTATAAAAGAAAATGCAAATTTAGCTATAGAATATGCAAATGAATATTTGCTTAATAATGGTATAGAAAGTCAAATTATTGTTAATAATGGTTATAAAAGTCTAGTTTCTCTAATAGGATCAGGAGAAAAAACCTTGGTTTTAAATGGACATTTAGATGTAGTGTCAGCATCTAAAGATCAATTTAAACCTAAAATTATAGGAGAAAAATTATTTGCAAGAGGTTCAGCTGATATGAAGAGTGGATGCTTTGTAATAATGAAAGCTTTGATTAAATTAAATAAAGAAAAATTAAATTCAAAAATTATGCTGCAACTTGTAAGTGACGAAGAAACTGGAGGAATAAATTGTACAAAAAATTTGGTGGAAAAAGGCTATGTTGGTGACTTTGTAATATGCACTGAACCTACTAATTTAGAATTATCTATTCAGTCAAAAGGAATTATTCGAATTGATATTGAATCATTTGGAGTTTCTGCACATGGTTCTAGACCGTGGGAAGGCGAAAATGCAATACTAAAATCATATGATAATTTTTTAAAAATTGAAAAACTAAATATACTAAATATTTCTTCAACTCTTTATAAAAAATCTTCTATTAATTTGGCTAAAATTAATGGAGGCGATATATACAATAGGGTTCCTGACAAGGCTGTAATGGGACTAGATATAAGATATGTTCCAAATTTGGATCCAGGAGAAATACTAGAAAATATAAATGATGTAATTGAAGGCAAAGTAATTGTTAAAGCTGTTGAACCAGGTGTTTATGTTGATCCTAAGGATAAAAATATTGGAGAGTTAAAAAAATCTATACTTAGGTTTTTACCCGATAAAAAAATAGAATTAGTTGGACAGCACGGTGGGTCAGATGCTAGATTCTTCGCTGAAAAGGGAATACCAGCGATTGAATTCGGTCCTGTAGGAGAATTTTGGCATGGAGAAAATGAATATGTAGATATTACTTCGCTAACAATTTTAGAAAAAGTAATATGCGATTTTGCAAGAAATTTTTATAGCTATTAA
- a CDS encoding sigma 54-interacting transcriptional regulator: protein MNKIAIVIDSEYKHNRRSLLDKLIKENLNSIFGQKIKITNYYIDKLVKGDLIKDDLVLVMAGSRVLKIKNFVNDTNNIVVIKRTFLKKGINQLFQIPNDSDVLVVNDDIETVLNSISSLYQIGIKHVNLIPYEKDKDYHKIKYAITPSENELVPNYIKNIYDVGNRMVDVSTILLIMSKLNINDKVTQQNLYNYYQNLFSSNNAITENFNNLLFRTEEIDNLLDLSHDGILLTDKDGKILICNAKFKEIFNINENIVSTYLHQIIENIDFSKYYSNSFHDGLIYFKNKYINLEKKNITYFNSEFRMYFSFQEVTYIKKLEQNLSHKLRQKGQIAKYTFKDIITQSDKMNEIIKNSKKIAKTDLTVLITGESGTGKEVLAQAIHNYSNRKKQPFIAINVASIPDSLLESELFGYTKGSFTGALNEGKKGIFERANSGTLFLDEIGDMPKHLQSKLLRVLQEKQVIPIGSENVIEIDVRIIAATHKNPIIMIKEGNFRKDLFYRLNVFPLELPPLKDRNEDVKLLLNHFTNNKFEFSKECLKHLLNYNWPGNIRELCNIAMYISTLEEKQVVETTSLPNYLTALNFDENIKAENIFAKEITIIKELSNYNLSKEILKSIKILNEIDKTAGRKHLLNYLENRKIKVSENTLKKSLKALSKSKLIFSKKGRSGNYINEKGNSFLEYTKELL, encoded by the coding sequence ATGAATAAAATAGCAATAGTAATAGACTCTGAATATAAACATAATCGTAGAAGCTTACTTGATAAACTTATTAAAGAAAACCTAAATTCAATTTTTGGACAAAAAATAAAGATTACAAACTATTATATTGATAAGTTAGTTAAGGGCGACTTAATCAAAGATGATTTAGTACTTGTAATGGCCGGAAGTAGAGTTTTAAAAATTAAAAACTTCGTAAACGATACTAATAATATAGTTGTAATAAAAAGAACTTTTTTAAAAAAAGGAATAAACCAACTTTTTCAAATTCCAAACGATTCTGACGTGTTAGTTGTAAATGATGATATTGAAACAGTACTTAATTCAATTTCGTCTCTTTATCAAATTGGTATTAAACACGTAAATTTAATACCTTATGAAAAAGATAAAGATTACCATAAAATTAAATATGCAATAACTCCTTCTGAAAATGAACTTGTGCCTAATTACATTAAAAACATCTATGATGTTGGCAATAGAATGGTTGATGTTTCAACTATTCTATTGATTATGAGTAAACTTAATATTAATGATAAAGTAACACAACAAAACCTATACAATTACTATCAAAATCTTTTTAGTTCAAATAACGCTATTACAGAAAATTTTAATAATCTATTATTTAGAACTGAAGAGATTGATAATCTACTTGATCTTTCACACGATGGAATATTGCTTACTGATAAAGACGGAAAAATATTAATTTGTAATGCTAAATTTAAAGAGATTTTTAATATAAATGAAAATATAGTGTCGACTTACCTTCATCAAATAATTGAAAATATTGATTTCTCAAAGTATTACTCTAATAGTTTTCATGATGGATTAATATATTTTAAAAACAAATATATCAACCTTGAAAAAAAGAATATAACTTATTTTAATAGTGAGTTTAGAATGTACTTCAGCTTTCAAGAAGTTACTTATATAAAAAAACTCGAACAAAATCTTTCACATAAACTTCGTCAAAAAGGGCAAATAGCAAAATATACTTTTAAAGATATTATTACACAATCAGATAAAATGAATGAAATAATCAAAAATAGTAAAAAAATTGCAAAAACTGATTTGACTGTCTTGATTACTGGTGAAAGTGGGACTGGAAAAGAAGTCTTAGCTCAGGCAATCCACAATTATTCCAATCGTAAAAAACAACCTTTTATTGCTATAAATGTCGCATCAATTCCTGATTCTTTACTTGAAAGTGAACTTTTTGGATATACAAAAGGATCATTTACAGGAGCACTAAACGAAGGAAAAAAAGGGATATTTGAAAGAGCAAATAGTGGAACGCTTTTTTTAGATGAAATTGGTGATATGCCAAAACATTTACAATCAAAGTTATTAAGAGTTCTTCAAGAAAAGCAGGTCATTCCAATAGGTTCTGAAAATGTCATTGAAATTGATGTAAGAATCATAGCTGCTACACATAAAAACCCAATAATTATGATTAAAGAAGGTAATTTTAGAAAAGATTTATTTTATAGATTAAATGTTTTTCCCCTTGAATTACCTCCGCTTAAAGACAGAAACGAGGACGTAAAACTTCTCCTTAATCATTTTACAAATAACAAGTTTGAATTTTCAAAAGAATGCTTAAAACATTTGCTAAATTACAATTGGCCTGGCAACATAAGAGAACTTTGTAATATAGCTATGTATATATCTACACTTGAAGAAAAACAAGTAGTTGAAACTACATCACTTCCAAATTATTTAACTGCACTTAATTTTGATGAAAATATTAAAGCTGAAAATATATTTGCAAAAGAAATTACAATAATTAAAGAACTTTCTAATTATAATTTATCAAAAGAAATACTCAAGTCTATAAAAATCCTAAATGAAATAGATAAAACTGCTGGTAGAAAGCATTTATTAAACTATTTAGAAAATAGAAAAATAAAAGTATCAGAGAATACATTAAAAAAATCTTTAAAAGCATTAAGTAAAAGCAAACTCATATTTTCAAAAAAAGGTAGAAGTGGAAACTATATAAATGAAAAAGGCAATTCTTTTTTAGAATATACAAAAGAATTACTTTAA
- a CDS encoding bifunctional diguanylate cyclase/phosphodiesterase, with translation MKDLIKNKNFIVFKENLLCGYLLVKPIYADGIIVDFVVIDTNLKFIELIKEERKNIIGEKLSQFDITREYIDTFITVYSLKGSILVEAYIEKLDQAFIIKASKTECDLLILSFDDIESAKAELKKYENRLFVSQKMSKTGNWELDFNSMSIWASKGAFEIYGIERKSSVLPLDLVQKSRHPEDSFVDEAIPNLLNKGIPYDVKFRIYRISDGELRYIHSIAKLEYDEFSKPSKLIGVTKDITDQVKINEELKSKISVIEKNEKKISELAYFDVLTGLPNKNYLYNNINSILEKNKMFFIIMLNIDNFKYINDTFGHLTGDKLLVIISKRLNKFVLKNDMLTRFNGDEFVYIISDKKTKEEIKELIVKISSKLSEVVFLENNRFYLTCSFGVSVFSENSINFEELLMYADSAMQISKKIGKNKYKFFDMNMKKELVRRMNIEASINIALEKNEFYMCYQPQFYTKESKRLRGFEALLRWKNSEKENVSTFELITIAEEIGKIIDIGRFVIESTIKFYKKLGKKELIASINASPIELKETDYCDFLTSIVKKYDVNPRSVEIEITESIFLENNGQALLTIENLRRSGFRIALDDFGTGYSSLSSIMNFNIDEVKIDKTFIDNYENRFIEGVLIFFDELGIESVVEGVETKKQLEFLKNTKSNCVQGYCFEKPLIERKFIEFCKKNE, from the coding sequence ATGAAAGATCTAATAAAAAATAAAAATTTTATAGTGTTTAAAGAAAATTTATTATGTGGGTATTTATTAGTAAAACCTATATATGCAGATGGCATAATAGTAGATTTTGTAGTAATCGATACTAATTTAAAATTCATAGAATTAATTAAAGAAGAAAGAAAAAATATCATTGGCGAAAAACTTTCCCAATTTGATATTACAAGGGAATATATAGATACATTTATTACAGTGTATTCGCTTAAGGGTTCTATTTTAGTTGAAGCTTATATAGAAAAATTAGACCAAGCATTTATTATTAAAGCAAGTAAGACGGAATGTGATTTACTTATTCTTTCATTTGATGATATAGAGTCAGCAAAGGCTGAACTAAAAAAATATGAAAATAGATTATTTGTTTCTCAAAAAATGTCTAAAACAGGAAACTGGGAGTTAGATTTTAATAGTATGTCAATTTGGGCATCAAAAGGTGCATTTGAAATATATGGTATTGAAAGAAAATCTTCAGTACTTCCACTTGATTTAGTTCAAAAATCAAGACATCCTGAAGATTCATTTGTAGACGAAGCTATTCCTAATCTACTTAATAAGGGTATTCCTTATGATGTAAAATTTAGAATATATCGAATTAGTGATGGAGAGTTAAGATATATTCATTCAATTGCGAAACTTGAATATGATGAATTTTCTAAACCATCAAAATTAATAGGTGTTACAAAAGATATCACTGACCAAGTAAAGATAAATGAAGAATTAAAAAGTAAAATTTCTGTTATAGAAAAAAACGAAAAAAAAATAAGTGAATTAGCATATTTTGATGTTCTTACTGGTTTGCCTAATAAGAATTATCTTTATAATAATATAAATTCTATATTAGAAAAAAATAAAATGTTTTTTATTATTATGTTGAATATAGATAATTTTAAATATATAAATGATACGTTTGGACATCTAACAGGTGACAAATTACTTGTAATTATTTCTAAAAGACTAAATAAATTTGTTTTAAAAAATGATATGCTAACGAGATTTAATGGTGATGAATTTGTATATATTATTTCAGATAAAAAAACAAAGGAGGAAATTAAAGAACTAATAGTTAAAATTTCTAGTAAATTAAGTGAAGTAGTTTTTCTAGAAAATAATAGATTTTATCTTACGTGTAGTTTTGGTGTTTCGGTATTTTCAGAAAATTCTATTAATTTTGAAGAACTATTAATGTATGCAGATTCTGCCATGCAAATTTCAAAAAAAATTGGTAAAAATAAATATAAGTTTTTTGATATGAATATGAAAAAAGAGTTAGTTAGAAGAATGAACATTGAAGCTTCAATTAATATAGCCTTAGAAAAAAATGAATTTTATATGTGCTATCAACCACAATTTTATACAAAGGAGTCAAAAAGACTTCGTGGCTTTGAAGCTTTATTAAGATGGAAAAATTCTGAAAAAGAAAATGTATCAACTTTCGAACTTATAACGATAGCAGAAGAAATAGGTAAAATAATAGATATAGGTAGGTTTGTTATAGAAAGTACAATTAAGTTTTATAAAAAACTTGGCAAAAAAGAGTTGATTGCGTCCATTAATGCATCGCCAATTGAGCTTAAAGAAACTGATTATTGTGATTTTTTGACTAGTATAGTAAAAAAATATGATGTTAATCCAAGATCCGTTGAAATAGAAATTACAGAAAGTATTTTTTTAGAAAATAATGGACAAGCTTTATTAACAATAGAAAATTTAAGGCGAAGTGGCTTTAGAATTGCTCTTGACGATTTTGGAACTGGATATTCATCTCTTTCTAGTATCATGAATTTTAATATTGATGAAGTTAAAATAGATAAAACCTTTATTGATAATTATGAAAATAGATTTATTGAAGGAGTTCTTATATTTTTTGATGAACTTGGAATTGAATCTGTTGTTGAAGGCGTTGAAACAAAAAAACAACTTGAATTTTTAAAAAATACTAAATCTAATTGTGTACAAGGCTATTGTTTTGAAAAGCCATTGATTGAAAGAAAATTTATAGAATTTTGTAAGAAAAACGAATAA
- a CDS encoding alpha/beta hydrolase family protein: protein MQREIKSDDFLKNKIITNLKINNDESFGLYFTYSHDMNLNKYKREVYLINLKDLSLKKIILDFEADDFFIDNDFIYFKVDFIDSSKFYKYLISSQQVIKEFTIPFVVKDYSISNKNIYFTAIIQSQNKSEDFKYSFTTPSFVEGRGFVGKEVKALFNADENGKKINLITSLDLDIDKIDFDFINKRIMFSAYKVSNLKNIATDIYIYNLKNDDLKIYTKGNFNIGYIKSMNSKKVIFTGVDLRKKSRNDNQQIYSVDLQSNECERLGKYIDLSNEKPSVVADSFFTTSNSVYKKNNKFYSLRVDRDREKINEIDMFGNNKMIDTGLKVINSYCVLEKGILIIGLKDLDLLELYLYKDKKLKRITNHNSWLNKYKLSKPKQLIFKHNDIEINGFVFPPTEIEKNKTYPGILMIHGGPKMIYSDIFSFDVQLFASNGYYVFYSNPMGSDGFGDEFSNIRGKYADLPYKQLMKFVDEVINNNNQINQELLGLTGGSYGGYMTNYIITKTNRFKVAVSERSISDLTHSFMTSDIGYNYIYEYMGNNETPWTNSKIYMESSPLTYANKVKTPTMFIHGKNDCRCSYTESLSMYNALNYFGIETKICLFENEDHSLSIKGKPQNKKHRYNEILNWFDKYLKGGVS, encoded by the coding sequence ATGCAAAGAGAAATTAAATCTGATGATTTTTTGAAAAATAAAATTATCACTAATTTAAAAATTAATAATGATGAAAGTTTTGGATTATATTTTACATATTCGCATGATATGAATTTAAATAAATATAAAAGAGAAGTATATTTAATTAATTTGAAAGATTTAAGTCTTAAAAAAATAATTTTAGATTTTGAAGCAGATGATTTTTTTATTGACAATGACTTTATTTATTTTAAAGTTGATTTTATAGATAGTTCGAAATTTTATAAATATCTTATCAGTAGTCAACAAGTAATAAAAGAATTTACTATTCCATTTGTTGTTAAGGACTATTCCATTAGCAATAAAAATATTTATTTTACTGCGATAATTCAGAGTCAAAATAAATCTGAAGATTTTAAATATAGTTTTACTACACCTTCTTTTGTTGAAGGTAGAGGATTTGTAGGTAAGGAAGTAAAAGCTTTATTTAATGCTGATGAGAATGGTAAAAAAATAAATTTAATTACTTCTTTAGATTTAGATATTGATAAAATTGATTTTGATTTTATTAATAAAAGAATTATGTTTAGTGCTTATAAAGTATCTAATTTAAAGAATATTGCCACAGATATATATATATATAATTTAAAAAATGACGATTTAAAAATATATACAAAAGGGAATTTTAATATTGGATATATTAAGTCAATGAATTCAAAAAAAGTAATTTTTACAGGAGTTGATTTAAGAAAAAAAAGTAGAAATGATAATCAACAAATATATAGCGTTGATTTACAAAGTAATGAATGTGAAAGATTAGGAAAATACATTGATTTAAGCAACGAAAAGCCAAGTGTTGTTGCTGATAGTTTCTTTACTACTTCAAACTCTGTCTATAAAAAAAATAATAAATTCTATAGTTTAAGAGTGGATAGAGATAGAGAAAAAATTAATGAAATTGATATGTTCGGTAATAATAAAATGATTGATACTGGGCTTAAAGTTATAAATAGCTATTGTGTACTTGAAAAAGGAATATTAATTATTGGTTTAAAAGATCTTGATTTATTAGAATTATATTTATATAAGGATAAGAAACTTAAAAGAATAACTAATCATAATTCATGGCTAAATAAATATAAACTCTCTAAGCCAAAACAATTAATATTTAAGCATAATGATATAGAAATAAATGGATTCGTATTTCCACCAACTGAAATAGAAAAAAACAAGACTTATCCTGGTATTCTTATGATTCATGGTGGGCCAAAGATGATATATTCTGATATTTTTTCATTTGATGTTCAGTTATTTGCTTCAAATGGATATTATGTCTTCTACTCAAATCCAATGGGTAGTGATGGATTTGGTGATGAATTTTCGAATATTAGAGGTAAATATGCTGATTTGCCTTATAAACAATTAATGAAATTTGTGGATGAAGTAATAAATAATAATAATCAGATAAATCAGGAATTACTTGGTCTTACAGGTGGATCCTATGGTGGTTATATGACGAATTATATTATTACAAAAACAAATAGATTTAAAGTTGCAGTTTCTGAAAGAAGTATTAGCGATTTGACTCACTCTTTTATGACATCTGATATTGGATATAATTATATATATGAATATATGGGTAATAATGAAACACCGTGGACCAATTCAAAAATTTACATGGAATCTTCTCCGCTTACCTATGCTAATAAAGTTAAAACTCCTACGATGTTTATTCATGGTAAAAATGATTGTAGATGTAGTTATACGGAATCTTTATCAATGTATAACGCTTTAAACTATTTTGGAATTGAAACAAAAATTTGTCTTTTTGAAAACGAAGACCATAGTTTATCTATAAAAGGGAAACCCCAAAATAAAAAGCATAGATATAATGAAATATTAAATTGGTTTGACAAATATTTGAAAGGAGGTGTTAGCTAG
- a CDS encoding ABC transporter substrate-binding protein: MKKVLSLLVVLVLIVSAFSGCSATNNTSSETKKTEDVKVAPADTKTDEASKEEPKKDVLTIALSADITSLDPQGHNDTKSERVSFLLFNRLFRLDTDFKVVPDLADTWSQASDTEWIIKIKEGVKFSDGSEMTSEDVKFSLERSMTMPKVKHVLSEVKSVEIVDKYTVKITTKTAFAPFLYTLVHAGTSILPKAYVESDDNFKNPIGSGPYKFVSWDSGDKVVLERNDNYFDENNMGQMSKIVFKIIPEGTSRTIALETGEVDIVDELQTIDIKKVKENSDLKLYETPSTRVDFFAMNNEKKPFDNQKVRQAMNYAIDKDAIMAVAIDGAGTPAKSVLAPSMLGYKASDYSYDPEKAKSLLKEAGYPDGFEMTIWASGDERKRIAEVIQANLMDIGVKSTIEMYEWGTYIDLLMKGEEQTLVLGWSSNPDPDSTLTPLYYSGNIGGMNFSRINNPKVDQLIESARKELDIDKRIKIYNELHTYIMDQAPIVPLFVKNNVTGANANLKDVELSPQGLWNIEKIHF, translated from the coding sequence ATGAAAAAAGTATTATCGTTATTAGTGGTTTTAGTTTTAATAGTTTCAGCATTTTCAGGATGTTCAGCTACGAATAATACATCTAGTGAAACTAAGAAAACAGAGGATGTTAAAGTAGCACCAGCAGATACAAAAACAGATGAAGCATCTAAAGAGGAGCCTAAAAAAGATGTACTTACGATTGCACTTAGTGCAGATATTACATCATTAGATCCACAAGGTCATAATGACACTAAATCAGAGAGAGTATCATTTTTACTTTTTAACAGACTTTTTAGATTAGATACTGATTTTAAAGTTGTACCTGATCTAGCTGATACTTGGAGTCAAGCGTCAGATACTGAGTGGATTATTAAGATTAAAGAGGGTGTAAAATTTAGTGATGGAAGTGAAATGACTTCTGAGGATGTTAAATTTAGTTTGGAAAGATCAATGACTATGCCAAAAGTTAAACATGTTTTAAGTGAAGTGAAATCAGTTGAAATAGTAGATAAATATACTGTTAAAATTACAACTAAAACTGCATTTGCTCCATTTTTATATACTTTAGTGCACGCAGGAACTTCAATTTTACCAAAAGCATATGTTGAATCGGATGATAATTTTAAAAATCCAATTGGTTCTGGTCCATATAAATTTGTTTCTTGGGATTCAGGAGATAAAGTTGTTTTAGAAAGAAATGATAATTATTTTGATGAAAATAATATGGGTCAAATGTCTAAAATTGTATTTAAAATCATTCCAGAAGGAACTTCAAGAACTATTGCTCTTGAAACTGGTGAAGTTGATATAGTTGATGAACTACAGACTATTGATATTAAAAAAGTAAAAGAAAATTCTGATCTTAAATTATATGAAACTCCTTCAACAAGAGTAGATTTCTTTGCAATGAATAATGAAAAAAAACCTTTTGATAATCAAAAAGTAAGACAAGCCATGAACTATGCAATCGATAAAGATGCTATAATGGCTGTTGCAATTGATGGTGCAGGTACTCCTGCAAAATCTGTTTTAGCACCTTCAATGCTTGGTTATAAAGCTTCTGATTATAGTTATGATCCTGAAAAAGCTAAGAGTCTACTTAAAGAAGCTGGATACCCAGATGGTTTTGAAATGACAATTTGGGCTTCAGGTGATGAGAGAAAGAGAATTGCTGAAGTAATACAAGCTAATCTAATGGATATTGGAGTAAAATCAACGATTGAAATGTACGAGTGGGGAACTTATATTGACCTTCTTATGAAGGGTGAAGAGCAAACTTTAGTACTTGGATGGAGCTCAAATCCTGATCCAGACTCAACATTAACTCCATTATATTATTCAGGAAATATTGGTGGAATGAACTTCTCAAGAATTAATAATCCAAAAGTTGACCAATTAATTGAATCAGCTAGAAAAGAACTTGATATAGACAAAAGAATTAAGATATATAATGAACTTCATACTTATATTATGGATCAAGCTCCAATAGTTCCGTTATTTGTTAAAAATAATGTAACAGGCGCAAATGCAAATTTAAAAGATGTAGAATTAAGTCCACAAGGTCTTTGGAATATAGAAAAAATTCATTTTTAG
- a CDS encoding M3 family oligoendopeptidase, translating into MNWSLKELYSSFESKEFLDDLNKAKKMIEEIETFSKEFCNLKSVEVLERYIKHFGEYRTVISKLITFSSLSFSVNTSDTSALKYAEKIKKMNSDITGPMVEFSYYLKNIGENKLKEIINSSKVLEEFEYHILEIFNGSLHLLSKEEEVLISKLKQTGSASFATLQSQLSSSLLVEIDGEKLPLQAARNLAYDKDPLVRKNAYYAELKAYKVNEVASAACLNAIKGEVITLSKERGYESPLYETLFNARMKKETLDALISSIEEFLPKLREYYKLKAKKLGHENGLPFYDLFAPMGGSKGKISIEEAKSIVVDNFSSFSNELGDFARNAFEKNWIDILPKKGKVGGAFCSNIKAINESRILVNFTGSLNNAVTLAHELGHGFHGQNIFEENILNTSYPMPLAETASIFCETIVKKSALEKAGKDEKLTILEASLQGYGQVIVDIYSRFIFETNLFETRRDHALSVDELKKYMLDAQKKAYGDALNHESLHPYMWMNKPHYYYSERNFYNFPYAFGLLFSKGLYSLYLSDKDEFVKNYNIMLKNTGKLDIESVAKLMNIDVTSKEFWSSSLKEIEKEIDEFSKIVN; encoded by the coding sequence ATGAATTGGAGTTTAAAAGAGCTTTATAGTTCATTTGAATCAAAAGAGTTTTTGGATGATTTAAATAAAGCAAAAAAAATGATTGAAGAAATTGAAACTTTTTCAAAAGAATTTTGTAATTTAAAAAGTGTAGAAGTGTTAGAAAGATATATTAAACATTTTGGTGAGTATAGAACAGTAATAAGTAAACTGATTACATTTTCATCTTTAAGTTTTTCGGTAAATACTAGTGATACATCGGCACTTAAATATGCTGAAAAAATTAAAAAAATGAATAGTGATATAACTGGACCAATGGTAGAGTTTTCATATTATTTAAAAAATATAGGAGAAAATAAACTTAAGGAAATAATTAATAGTTCTAAAGTTCTTGAAGAATTTGAGTATCACATTTTAGAAATTTTTAATGGTTCATTGCATCTTCTTTCAAAAGAAGAAGAAGTATTAATTTCTAAATTAAAGCAAACAGGCTCAGCTAGTTTTGCTACTCTTCAAAGTCAATTGTCTTCATCACTACTTGTAGAGATTGATGGTGAGAAATTACCACTTCAAGCTGCTAGAAATTTAGCTTATGATAAAGATCCTCTAGTTAGAAAAAATGCATATTATGCTGAGTTAAAGGCTTACAAAGTTAATGAAGTTGCCTCCGCTGCTTGTTTAAATGCAATAAAAGGAGAAGTTATTACCCTTTCAAAAGAAAGAGGCTATGAGTCGCCTTTATATGAAACTTTATTTAATGCAAGAATGAAAAAAGAAACGTTAGATGCTCTTATTTCTTCGATAGAAGAATTTTTGCCTAAGCTAAGAGAATACTACAAATTAAAAGCAAAAAAACTTGGACATGAAAATGGACTACCTTTTTATGATTTATTTGCACCAATGGGTGGTTCTAAGGGTAAAATAAGTATAGAAGAAGCAAAATCGATTGTAGTTGATAATTTTTCTTCTTTTAGCAATGAACTTGGGGATTTTGCAAGAAATGCTTTTGAAAAAAATTGGATTGATATTCTACCTAAGAAAGGAAAAGTTGGCGGAGCATTTTGTAGTAATATAAAAGCTATAAATGAAAGTAGAATTTTAGTTAATTTTACAGGATCTTTAAATAATGCGGTAACTTTAGCACATGAATTAGGTCATGGCTTTCATGGGCAAAATATATTTGAAGAAAATATATTAAACACTAGTTATCCTATGCCACTCGCTGAAACTGCTTCAATATTTTGCGAAACTATTGTAAAAAAATCAGCACTTGAAAAAGCAGGTAAAGATGAAAAACTAACAATATTAGAAGCTTCACTCCAAGGATATGGACAAGTAATTGTAGATATATATTCAAGATTTATTTTTGAAACTAATTTATTTGAAACAAGAAGAGATCACGCTCTTTCAGTAGATGAATTAAAGAAGTATATGTTAGATGCTCAGAAAAAGGCTTATGGTGATGCACTTAATCATGAGTCATTACATCCATATATGTGGATGAATAAACCACATTATTACTATAGTGAAAGAAATTTTTATAATTTTCCTTATGCTTTTGGACTACTGTTTTCTAAAGGTCTTTATAGCTTGTATTTAAGTGATAAAGATGAATTTGTTAAAAACTATAATATTATGCTTAAAAATACAGGTAAACTTGATATAGAGAGTGTAGCAAAACTTATGAATATAGATGTTACTTCAAAAGAATTTTGGTCAAGTTCGTTAAAAGAAATTGAAAAAGAAATTGATGAATTTAGTAAAATTGTTAATTAG